A window from Gemmatimonadota bacterium encodes these proteins:
- a CDS encoding FAD:protein FMN transferase, with product MSRRQALRITAVTGVSLTLGGGLVAGLLRRAGLHRVSETRTRMGTLVTVTVVHPEVAAARAMVADAFNEMARLEDILSRHRQGTPVARLNAEGAVRDAPPELIEVMRRATEYSTLTGGAFDVTVAPLLRLYSSRFERGEGLPGDSEVRSALALVGYHGVHIDDRSIFFDEPGMSVTLDGIAKGYVVDRTVDVLVRAGAERVMVDAGGDMASGGREAGDEPWTVGIQDPHDMDGYLGLVRLGGECIATSGDYMQTFTEDRRFHHIIDPRTGRSPDHTSSVTVVAGTAMDADALSTAVLVLGPADGLRLLERLDGAEGVIVTKRHDVLRTTGLARYTV from the coding sequence TTGAGCAGACGCCAGGCCCTGAGGATCACCGCGGTCACAGGGGTCTCGCTCACACTCGGCGGAGGTCTGGTGGCCGGACTCCTCCGACGAGCTGGACTTCACAGGGTGAGTGAGACACGGACTCGCATGGGGACGTTGGTTACCGTGACGGTGGTGCACCCGGAGGTCGCGGCCGCCCGGGCGATGGTGGCGGATGCTTTCAATGAGATGGCGCGCCTCGAGGACATCCTCAGTCGACATCGACAGGGCACGCCCGTCGCGCGCCTCAACGCCGAAGGGGCCGTCCGCGACGCTCCTCCTGAGTTGATCGAGGTCATGCGCCGAGCCACCGAATACTCGACGTTGACCGGGGGCGCCTTCGACGTGACGGTCGCGCCGCTCCTGAGGCTCTACTCGTCACGGTTCGAGCGCGGGGAAGGCCTTCCCGGTGACTCGGAGGTCCGCTCGGCACTCGCGCTGGTTGGCTACCACGGTGTCCACATCGACGACCGGTCCATCTTCTTCGATGAGCCGGGAATGTCGGTCACATTGGACGGCATCGCGAAGGGATACGTGGTGGACCGGACCGTGGACGTCCTCGTCCGCGCCGGCGCTGAGCGGGTCATGGTCGACGCCGGGGGAGACATGGCGTCGGGGGGGCGAGAGGCCGGCGATGAGCCCTGGACGGTTGGGATCCAGGACCCTCACGATATGGATGGCTACCTGGGGCTGGTGCGCCTTGGCGGGGAATGCATCGCGACCTCCGGGGACTATATGCAGACGTTCACCGAAGACAGGCGCTTCCACCACATCATCGATCCCAGGACCGGCAGATCGCCTGACCACACCAGCTCAGTCACAGTTGTCGCGGGCACCGCCATGGACGCTGACGCGCTGTCCACCGCGGTCCTGGTCCTCGGTCCCGCGGACGGCTTGCGGCTGCTCGAGCGGCTGGACGGCGCTGAAGGCGTGATCGTCACAAAGAGGCACGACGTGTTGAGAACGACCGGGCTGGCTCGGTACACCGTATGA